The nucleotide sequence CGTTTTCACATAACTGGTCTTACGCATGATGATACTGGTTTTCCAACATCTGATCCTGTAAAAACTGAGAGGCTTATGGAGAGGCTTCAAAGGAAAATATTAAACCACCTGGATGAAATTTTTCTTTATGAAACGTTTTTGGTTGAAGATGCTGATATTTTGATAGTTTCTTATGGGGTTGTTGCAAGAAGTGCAAAAGAAGCAATTTTAGAACTTAGAGAAAAAGGTGTTAAGGTTGGTTTATTTAGGCCAATTACCATATGGCCATCATCAGAAAAGATTATTGCAGACCTTGCCTTAAACAGGAAAGTTTTTGTGTTCGAAATGAATCTTGGTCAATATGTGCTTGAAGTAGAAAGGATCGTTAAAAAGAAGGTAGAGTTTTATGGAAAAGAAAACGGAGAGATTATTTCTCCAGAGGAGATAGAATCATGTATACTGAAATCTCTTTAGATAACTTACGTGTCAATAAATTACCGCATATTTGGTGTGCAGGTTGTGGTAATGGTATTGTTTTATCTGCAATACTTCGAGCAATTGAACGCTCAAAAATTGATAAAGAAAAAATTGTCTTTGTGTCTGGAATTGGTTGCGCGGGTAGGTCTTCAGGTTATGTTAATTTTAATACACTCCATACGTTGCATGGACGTCCCCTCGCCTTTGCAACAGGTATAAAGCTTGCCAATCCTGATTTACAAGTTATAGTTGCAACAGGAGATGGTGATCTTGCTGCAATTGGTGGAAACCATTTTATTCATGCAGCAAAGAGAAATATTGACTTAACTGTAATCGTGTTTAACAACTTTGTTTATGGCATGACAGGTGGGCAGTTTTCTCCTACAACTCCAGAAGATTCTTTTACTACAACTACACCTTACGGTCATATTGAAGAACCAATGAATATTTCTTACCTTGCAATTTCAGCAGGCGCAACCTATGTTGCAAGAGAAACGATTGGAAATCCACTAATGCTTGAAAAATACATCTTAAACGGATTGCTTCATAAAGGATTTTCACTCATTGAAGCTGTTTCTTCTTGTGTTACAGAATATGGAAGAA is from Caldisericaceae bacterium and encodes:
- a CDS encoding 2-oxoacid:ferredoxin oxidoreductase subunit beta; its protein translation is MYTEISLDNLRVNKLPHIWCAGCGNGIVLSAILRAIERSKIDKEKIVFVSGIGCAGRSSGYVNFNTLHTLHGRPLAFATGIKLANPDLQVIVATGDGDLAAIGGNHFIHAAKRNIDLTVIVFNNFVYGMTGGQFSPTTPEDSFTTTTPYGHIEEPMNISYLAISAGATYVARETIGNPLMLEKYILNGLLHKGFSLIEAVSSCVTEYGRRNNLGDPAEYVKFFKDKSIPFSKVKSVESNDGIVVGEFVNIERPEFVSSYYELVKKVKK